tatgcattattttaacaggtccagacgctgtctcaaatgggcggtgcaagctgtggagacacagtgagacgaatgatgaggaggatagggacctatggggtctggtctcagtattcactcgttgggcgcaagaggaaacgtgtcttcaaaaccttggatatttgtaatgtaataataagtacgtaaatttgacatttttttggattatatatatgtctgcatgtattatgtattatacttgcatgcttgttaatgacttgtattctagtcttgtgggtatctcctttctcctacgggccaaatgctttgttcttacctagcattttgctttgtttgggtatgaatgtttgtgtaccttcattgtatattttgcaaaatttgccatatatctcattactcctctgcctagcaacaagtctgtctaattatactcaataactatttttcaaagttccccatagtgtcctttattgaaatagagttcatgaaccgtttcaatatccttattttcttctagattatatcttaaagtatatttaaatgttattgtgacattgcattgcaattgagctgcgttgttaaccattctgttcatttcatgagtatattttattttctattttttcatatcattttttttatctgtttatttttcagtgatgggaatatcagatcatttgatgttcccatcagaaaattgggaaagtcagatcttttgatgttcccaattttcagatggaagcatcagaccatcatggaatgcatgggatgaggtagtttagaatggtggggaggacgacaggggggatggtggggaagacgagggaacagaggagagggtaatggtggggaggacgaggggacaggggaatggagaatgctggggaggacaaaggggacgaggggacggaggaagactggagaacaggggaacacctaaataaaagccaacaatgttattactctgtggcttcttgtctcctgacaaaaagaattataattatatatattaattaattcttataactttccagaagcctgtatcaacacccacactaatgcaactgaaagagatgttgagacaagtattgctgatatgttgaagaacgccccaaacaaacacggtggaaacagatacaaggtaaattttgccaatttgctgtagtctaattcaatctctttttagtaatctttgtgaacatttatgctatgaataagataaaataatgtaattgattttgactaaatatgtagatatatttaattttctgagcactaataatgaaagaaaaccaaaataagaggtggctactatctctaataatgggctggaataatacaggatataataatatatatatatatataaatatatatacatatatttatatatatatatatttatttatataaatatatatatgatatatatattctattctattagtctattctattctatagttttatatagattcttgttttagtttttttctataatatggaaagggtttttaattaataaattaaatattatataataaaataatgtattattgaaaacaattagtaacaaacaatatttcattacagggtggtgaagcaagaatacatgtgcatcacatagcagagtcggatgtatcgaataatgaaaacagcggagagcctggtgcatggcataccgctgaatcttctctaatgtctatatagaagaatctttgtttctgtgtgtatatatgtatatatatcattaataaaatatatatatatatatatatatatatatatatatatatatatatatatatatataacctatatatatatatatatatatatatataacctatatatatatatatat
The genomic region above belongs to Procambarus clarkii isolate CNS0578487 chromosome 33, FALCON_Pclarkii_2.0, whole genome shotgun sequence and contains:
- the LOC138370692 gene encoding uncharacterized protein; amino-acid sequence: MLKNAPNKLGGNRYKVQTLSQMGGASCGDTVRRMMRRIGTYGVWSQYSLVGRKRKRVFKTLDICNVIIKACINTHTNATERDVETSIADMLKNAPNKHGGNRYKGGEARIHVHHIAESDVSNNENSGEPGAWHTAESSLMSI